One region of Parambassis ranga chromosome 21, fParRan2.1, whole genome shotgun sequence genomic DNA includes:
- the LOC114426573 gene encoding trace amine-associated receptor 13c-like gives MENQELCFPELLNASCKKPTLHWTNAVLVNMLLSFISLITTVLNLLVIISVSHFRKLHTPTNSLLLSLAVSDFFVGLITMTGEIYMRTSCWYFGDLMCSLYNFVTYIITSSSVGIMVLISVDRYVAICDPMHYPTRVTERRAKLCAFCCWLYATLYSGTTLRDDLIYPGKYKNCHGICFAYPSSFAVTLDFVLSFIAPITVIVVLYMRVFVVAVSQARAMRSHITAVPVTVKAKKSELKAARTLGVLVVVFLMCFCPYYFISLLWGTLLNPVFASFIYYLVYFNSCMNPLIYALFYPWFRKSVKHIVTLQILQPGSSDANIL, from the exons ATGGAGAATCAGGAACTCTGCTTTCCAGAACTCCTCAATGCTTCCTGCAAGAAGCCGACACTTCACTGGACTAATGCTGTGCTTGTGAACATGCTGCTGTCCTTCATCTCTCTGATCACTACAGTTCTCAACCTGCTCGTCATCATCTCAGTCTCACACTTCAG gaAGCTCCACACACCCACTAACAGTCTCCTCTTGTCTCTGGCTGTCTCTGACTTTTTTGTGGGCCTCATCACCATGACAGGAGAAATTTACATGAGAACATCATGCTGGTATTTTGGTGATCTTATGTGTTCTCTGTATAATTTTGTGACTTAtatcatcacctcctcctcagtggGAATAATGGTGCTCATATCGGTCGACCGCTATGTGGCTATCTGTGACCCTATGCATTATCCCACCAGAGttacagagaggagagcaaagcTGTGTGCCTTTTGCTGTTGGCTCTATGCCACGTTGTACAGTGGTACTACACTGAGGGATGACCTTATTTACCCAGGCAAGtataaaaactgccatggaatcTGTTTTGCCTACCCTAGCTCTTTCGCAGTAACTCTGGACtttgttttatcttttattgctcccattactgtcattgttgtgctgtatatgagagtctttgtggtggctgtgtctcaggctcggGCCATGCGCTCTCATATTACAGCTGTCCCAGTgactgtaaaagcaaaaaagtctgagctgaaagcagccaggactctGGGTGTTCTGGtagttgtgtttctgatgtgtttctgtccatattattttattagtttattatGGGGTACCCTACTAAATCCTGTATTTGCATCCTTTATATATTATCTGGTCTATTTTAACTCCTGTATGAACCCATTGATATATGCATTGTTCTACCCCTGGTTTAGAAAATCTGTTAAACACATTGTGactctgcagattctgcagccgGGCTCCAGTGATGCCAACATATTATAG
- the LOC114426168 gene encoding trace amine-associated receptor 8a-like yields MENQELCFPELLNASCKKPTLHWADAVFVNMLYSFISLITTALNLLVIISVSHFRKLHTPTNTFLLSLAVTDFLVGLLVMTATIYLRTSCWYFGDIMCFLYSYVHVIILCSSVAIMVFISVDRYVAICDPLHYPTRVTERRAKLWVCLCWLCSVLFTTVILKEDLAHPGMFKNCHGECYTHPSRIGFIFYLVLTFIVPITVIVVLYMRVFVVAVSQARAMRSHVTAVSVSVTAKKSELKAARTLGVLVVVFLMCYSPYYLLYFIAKELPNFWIISLLCYIVYFNSCLNPLIYALFYPWFRKAVKLIVTLQILQPGSCDANIL; encoded by the exons ATGGAGAATCAGGAACTCTGCTTTCCAGAACTCCTCAATGCTTCCTGCAAGAAGCCGACACTTCACTGGgctgatgctgtgtttgtgaatATGCTGTattccttcatctctctgaTCACTACAGCTCTCAACCTGCTCGTCATCATCTCAGTCTCACACTTCAG gaAGCTCCACACACCCACTAacaccttcctcctctctctggctgtcacaGACTTTCTTGTGGGCCTTCTGGTCATGACAGCGACAATTTATTTGAGAACGTCATGCTGGTATTTTGGTGATATTATGTGTTTTCTGTATAGTTATGTACACGTTATcatcctctgctcttctgtggcAATAATGGTGTTTATATCAGTTGACCGCTATGTGGCTATCTGTGACCCTCTGCATTATCCCACCAgggtcacagagaggagagcaaagctgtgggtctgtttgtgttggctctgttctgttttgttcacTACTGTTATACTAAAGGAAGACTTGGCCCATCCAGGCATGtttaaaaactgccatggagaGTGTTACACTCACCCTAGTCGCATTGGATTTATCTTTTACCTTGTGTTAACCTTTATTGTTCCCATTACTGTCATTGTTGTGCTGTATATGAGAGtctttgtggtggctgtgtctcaggctcggGCCATGCGCTCTCATGTTACAGCCGTCTCAGTGAGTGTAACAGCAaaaaagtctgagctgaaagcagccaggacgTTGGGTGTTCTTGTcgttgtgtttctgatgtgttaCAGCCCGTATTACTTACTTTATTTCATAGCAAAAGAACTACCCAATTTCTGGATTATATCTCTTCTATGTTATATAGTTTATTTTAACTCCTGTCTGAACCCTTTAATCTATGCATTGTTCTACCCCTGGTttagaaaagctgttaaactcattgtgactctgcagattctgcagccgGGCTCCTGTGACGCCAACATACTGTAG
- the LOC114426903 gene encoding LOW QUALITY PROTEIN: trace amine-associated receptor 8c-like (The sequence of the model RefSeq protein was modified relative to this genomic sequence to represent the inferred CDS: deleted 2 bases in 1 codon), giving the protein MLLRKLQTPTNLFLLSLAVTDFLVGLLVMTATIYLRTSCWYFGDIMCSLYGFVHVIILCSSVAIMVLISADRYVAICDPLHYTTRVTERRAKLWVCLCWLCSVLFTTVILKDDLAHPGMFKSCHGQCSTYTNTIEFILRFLTFIVPIIVIVVLYMRVFVVAVSQARAMRSHVTAVSVSVTAKKSELKAARTLGVLVVVFLMCYCPYYLYYLTAFEIKPWIFPLLCYLVYFNSCLNPLIYALFYPWFRKAVKLIVTLQILQPGSCDANIL; this is encoded by the exons atgTTGCTTAG GAAGCTCCAAACACCCACtaacctcttcctcctctctctggctgtcacaGACTTTCTCGTGGGCCTTCTGGTCATGACAGCAACAATTTACTTGAGAACATCGTGCTGGTATTTTGGTGACATTATGTGTTCTCTGTATGGTTTTGTACACGTTatcatcctctgctcctctgtggcAATAATGGTGCTCATATCGGCTGACCGCTATGTGGCTATCTGTGACCCTCTGCATTACACCAccagagtcacagagaggagagcaaagctgtgggtctgtttgtgttggctctgttctgttttgttcacTACTGTTATACTAAAGGACGACCTGGCCCATCCAGGCATGTTTAAAAGCTGCCATGGGCAGTGTTCCACTTACACTAATACTATTGAATTCATC CTAcgttttttaacctttattgtTCCCATTATTGTCATTGTTGTGCTGTATATGAGAGtctttgtggtggctgtgtctcaggctcggGCCATGCGCTCTCATGTTACAGCCGTCTCAGTGAGTGTAACAGCAaaaaagtctgagctgaaagcagccaggactctgggtgttcttgtggttgtgtttctgatgtgttaCTGCCCGTATTACTTATATTATTTAACAGCGTTTGAAATCAAGCCCTGGATTTTCCCTCTTCTATGTTATCTGGTCTATTTTAACTCCTGTCTGAACCCTTTGATCTATGCATTGTTCTACCCCTGGTttagaaaagctgttaaactaattgtgactctgcagattctgcagccgGGCTCCTGTGACGCCAACATACTGTAG